From one Streptomyces sp. Q6 genomic stretch:
- a CDS encoding DUF6479 family protein, whose protein sequence is MSPSPVRADTLAASSGTAMFFTVIGVLIVVALLVLLWTSRRRLAQRPDPPQTPQPRADSWEEPDDPDHDPR, encoded by the coding sequence ATGAGCCCCTCACCCGTCCGGGCGGACACGCTCGCCGCGAGCAGCGGCACCGCCATGTTCTTCACCGTCATCGGCGTCCTGATCGTGGTCGCCCTGCTCGTCCTGCTGTGGACGAGCAGGCGCCGCCTCGCCCAGCGCCCGGACCCGCCGCAGACACCGCAGCCGCGCGCCGACTCGTGGGAGGAGCCCGACGACCCCGACCACGACCCCCGGTGA
- a CDS encoding phosphatase PAP2 family protein gives MRTTPPRIPTPGRRGLWAAAGLVTLGFFVVLEYAARRYGEPGPLTVEAREVIFAPHSGPLLYAGLALTMVVLTWRQRFLAVGAAVGIDVVFWLVRWAVGADMNFGNGALWVILGCAVVAVTRRTGAERSLLLKGSGLGLLLVFGHKTGDTWLLITSKTRPTVLDPYVATVDHALGNPSWLVGRFMEATGPLSGHVLGVVYGQLPLAAALVGLYQLRHVGIERRFPAHHLVRTFLAIGLIGPAVYMLFPVVGPLYAYGPDGGSWAVADLWPHTVPPIATHAIPFDEITPRNCMPSLHTAWATSLFIHSREGSRLMRYAGTFWLVATLTATLGFGYHYGADLIAGVVFALTVEATMRAVARGWDRSATLLVSYGSMVFALLLVSYRFVPRHLAAHPWVFGPLLVLAMASVIHMYVRTMKLWDPKAAVTPQPTSRPADPHPELA, from the coding sequence TTGAGAACCACACCACCCCGAATACCTACGCCCGGTCGGCGCGGCCTGTGGGCCGCGGCGGGGCTCGTGACCCTCGGATTCTTCGTCGTCCTCGAATACGCGGCGCGCCGCTACGGCGAACCGGGCCCCCTCACCGTCGAAGCGCGCGAGGTGATCTTCGCGCCGCATTCCGGACCGCTACTGTACGCGGGCCTCGCGCTGACGATGGTGGTGCTCACCTGGCGGCAGCGTTTCCTCGCCGTCGGCGCGGCGGTGGGCATCGATGTCGTCTTCTGGCTGGTGCGGTGGGCCGTCGGCGCCGACATGAACTTCGGCAACGGCGCGCTGTGGGTGATCCTGGGCTGCGCGGTCGTCGCCGTCACCCGCCGCACCGGAGCCGAGCGTTCCCTCCTGCTCAAGGGGTCCGGGCTCGGGCTCCTCCTGGTGTTCGGCCACAAGACGGGCGACACCTGGCTGCTCATCACATCGAAGACCCGGCCGACGGTCCTCGACCCGTACGTGGCCACCGTCGACCACGCGCTGGGCAACCCGTCCTGGCTGGTCGGCCGCTTCATGGAGGCCACCGGTCCGCTCAGCGGCCATGTCCTCGGCGTGGTCTACGGGCAACTCCCGCTGGCGGCCGCGCTCGTCGGCCTGTACCAACTGCGCCACGTGGGCATCGAGCGGCGCTTCCCGGCCCACCACCTCGTACGGACCTTCCTGGCCATCGGCCTGATCGGCCCGGCCGTCTACATGCTCTTCCCGGTGGTCGGACCGCTGTACGCCTACGGACCCGACGGCGGGAGCTGGGCGGTGGCGGACCTGTGGCCGCACACGGTGCCGCCGATCGCCACGCACGCGATCCCGTTCGACGAGATCACACCGCGCAACTGCATGCCGAGCCTGCACACGGCCTGGGCCACGTCCCTGTTCATCCACTCCCGCGAGGGCTCACGCCTCATGCGGTACGCGGGTACGTTCTGGCTGGTCGCCACCCTGACGGCGACGCTCGGCTTCGGCTACCACTACGGCGCGGATCTCATCGCCGGTGTGGTGTTCGCGCTCACGGTCGAGGCCACCATGCGCGCCGTGGCGCGCGGCTGGGACCGGTCCGCCACCCTGCTGGTGAGCTACGGATCGATGGTCTTCGCCCTGCTGCTGGTGTCGTACCGCTTCGTCCCGCGGCATCTGGCCGCCCACCCGTGGGTGTTCGGACCGCTGCTCGTCCTGGCGATGGCTTCCGTGATCCACATGTACGTCCGCACGATGAAGCTGTGGGACCCGAAGGCCGCGGTCACCCCGCAGCCGACATCGCGGCCCGCGGACCCGCATCCCGAACTCGCGTGA
- a CDS encoding ThiF family adenylyltransferase, with product MIISDASARDDASYPAPEHEPEDVCRPVLLRLSEPSDLARFDDLIASGAVRETHDRIDDQLVELVRCLHPGDALRGARLDAAVDAVCAGAERRRYGTWVWYPWSRRLVHVLPRDQFRRVRTDRNRDKISATEQDHLLGRRIGVVGLSVGNSAALTCAMEGVGGSFRLADFDRLGLSNLNRLRAGVHDLGVPKTVLCARQMYEIDPYLDIEVWHEGLDENTVEEFFGDAAHPLDLLVEECDTPWVKAAVRECARARRVPVLMDANDRGMLDVERFDEEPGRPLFHGRAGDLTARDIRVLDPDAALAFLLRVCDESRLSPAMTDALGRIGRTLSSWPQLASGVMLGGALVTDTARRVLLGRPVASGRYYVDLDELVGRPERAALEPAGVAS from the coding sequence GTGATCATTTCTGATGCTTCCGCCCGGGACGACGCGTCGTATCCCGCTCCGGAACATGAGCCGGAGGACGTCTGTCGTCCCGTCCTCCTGCGTCTGTCCGAACCCTCTGACCTGGCCCGCTTCGACGACCTGATCGCTTCCGGCGCCGTCCGGGAGACACATGACCGCATCGACGACCAACTCGTCGAACTGGTGCGGTGCCTGCACCCCGGTGACGCGCTCCGCGGGGCTCGGCTCGACGCCGCCGTCGACGCGGTGTGCGCCGGTGCCGAGCGGCGACGGTACGGCACCTGGGTCTGGTACCCGTGGTCGCGGCGGCTGGTCCACGTGCTGCCGCGGGACCAGTTCCGCCGGGTGCGCACCGACCGCAACCGCGACAAGATCAGCGCCACGGAACAAGACCATCTGCTCGGCCGCCGGATCGGCGTCGTCGGTCTCTCCGTCGGCAACAGCGCCGCGCTGACCTGCGCCATGGAAGGCGTAGGAGGATCGTTCCGCCTGGCCGACTTCGACCGGCTCGGACTGAGCAATCTCAACCGACTGCGGGCCGGCGTGCACGATCTGGGCGTCCCCAAGACCGTGCTCTGCGCACGGCAGATGTACGAGATCGACCCCTATCTCGACATCGAGGTGTGGCACGAAGGGCTCGACGAGAACACCGTCGAGGAGTTCTTCGGCGACGCCGCACACCCTCTCGACCTGCTGGTCGAGGAGTGCGACACACCGTGGGTGAAGGCCGCCGTGCGCGAGTGCGCGCGGGCCCGTCGCGTCCCGGTCCTCATGGACGCCAACGACCGCGGGATGCTTGACGTGGAGCGTTTCGACGAGGAGCCCGGCCGTCCGCTCTTCCACGGCAGGGCCGGTGACCTCACGGCGCGGGACATCCGGGTTCTCGACCCGGACGCCGCACTCGCCTTCCTGCTGCGGGTCTGCGACGAGAGCCGGCTGAGCCCCGCGATGACCGACGCGCTCGGCAGGATCGGCCGCACCCTGTCCAGCTGGCCGCAGCTGGCCAGCGGGGTGATGCTCGGCGGCGCGCTCGTCACCGACACGGCCCGCCGCGTCCTGCTGGGCCGTCCGGTGGCGTCGGGCCGCTACTACGTGGACCTCGACGAACTCGTCGGCCGCCCGGAGCGTGCCGCGCTCGAACCCGCCGGAGTCGCGTCATGA
- a CDS encoding GNAT family protein: protein MNHLPELHGERLWLREMRATDLAPFERIHTHRVLTRYLGIDRMDARQAQDAFAQCLAQPYTHPRRRHTLAVCAPGDTTMVGTMALLVEEYGRNAMLTGLVLLPDAPVRGHGHEAGRLLMAYGFGRLGLHRIWAGHRVDHVRMREVMLAAGLRPEATLRELFHTQGAWHDVTTYAALAHEWIPQASRAERAVLNGGEALVHA, encoded by the coding sequence ATGAACCATCTGCCCGAACTGCACGGCGAACGGCTCTGGTTGCGCGAGATGCGCGCCACCGACCTCGCGCCCTTCGAACGCATCCACACCCACCGCGTCCTGACCCGCTATCTCGGCATCGACCGGATGGACGCCCGCCAGGCCCAGGACGCCTTCGCCCAGTGCCTCGCCCAGCCGTACACGCATCCCCGGCGCAGGCACACCCTGGCCGTCTGCGCGCCGGGGGACACGACGATGGTCGGCACCATGGCGCTGCTCGTCGAGGAGTACGGGCGCAACGCCATGCTCACCGGTCTCGTCCTGCTGCCGGACGCTCCGGTCCGCGGCCACGGCCACGAGGCGGGCCGGCTGCTCATGGCGTACGGCTTCGGCCGGTTGGGACTGCACCGGATCTGGGCCGGCCACCGGGTCGACCACGTCCGGATGCGGGAGGTGATGCTCGCGGCGGGGCTGCGCCCCGAGGCCACGCTCCGCGAGCTGTTCCACACCCAGGGGGCGTGGCACGACGTCACCACGTATGCGGCTCTGGCCCATGAGTGGATCCCGCAGGCGTCGCGGGCCGAGCGGGCCGTGCTGAACGGTGGCGAGGCGCTGGTCCACGCCTGA
- a CDS encoding NADP-dependent oxidoreductase, whose amino-acid sequence MKAARFSRFGGPEVLEIVDLPVPHPGPGQIRIAVRAAGVNASDWKKRQGLMDEELPQTLGHEAAGVVDALGEGVDDVAVGDRVFGFSEEGAAQAESAVLSHYAPIPPSLDFAAAAGLPAALETAMRALDQLGVSHDSTVLINGASGSVGSAAVQLAAARGARVIGTAGPANHDYLRSLGAEPVAYGEGLVDRVRALAPHGVDLALDVAGSGVLPDLIGLAGGPEHVVTLADFAGARDHDVRFSRGDTGRAVHVLDEIGALIETGRYVPPAVRTFPLADIAQAHRVGERGGVRGKLVLVVD is encoded by the coding sequence GTGAAGGCAGCCCGCTTCAGCCGTTTCGGAGGGCCGGAGGTCCTTGAGATCGTCGACCTCCCCGTCCCTCACCCGGGTCCCGGCCAGATCCGGATCGCGGTGCGGGCCGCCGGTGTCAACGCGAGCGACTGGAAGAAGCGCCAGGGCCTGATGGACGAGGAACTCCCGCAGACCCTCGGTCACGAGGCGGCGGGCGTCGTCGACGCGCTCGGCGAGGGCGTCGACGACGTGGCCGTCGGCGACCGCGTGTTCGGCTTCAGTGAAGAGGGCGCGGCCCAGGCCGAGTCGGCGGTCCTGTCGCACTACGCGCCGATCCCGCCGTCCCTCGACTTCGCCGCCGCCGCGGGCCTGCCGGCCGCCCTGGAGACGGCGATGCGGGCGCTCGACCAGCTCGGCGTCTCTCACGACAGCACCGTGCTGATCAACGGCGCCTCGGGCAGCGTCGGCAGCGCCGCCGTCCAGCTCGCCGCGGCCCGCGGCGCCCGGGTGATCGGCACCGCCGGCCCCGCCAACCACGACTATCTGCGGAGCCTCGGCGCCGAGCCCGTCGCCTACGGAGAGGGCCTCGTCGACCGCGTCCGCGCGCTCGCGCCGCACGGCGTCGATCTCGCCCTCGACGTCGCCGGAAGTGGCGTGCTCCCGGACCTCATCGGCCTCGCGGGCGGTCCGGAGCACGTCGTGACGCTCGCCGACTTCGCCGGGGCACGCGATCACGACGTGCGCTTCAGCCGCGGAGACACGGGCCGCGCGGTCCATGTCCTCGACGAGATCGGCGCGTTGATCGAGACCGGGCGCTATGTGCCCCCGGCCGTACGGACCTTCCCGCTCGCCGACATCGCGCAGGCCCACCGCGTCGGCGAACGCGGCGGGGTGCGCGGAAAGCTCGTCCTGGTCGTCGACTGA
- a CDS encoding zinc-binding dehydrogenase, with protein MEINEQRYAAEQTVCVLVQRSRRGPKDLTLVTDHRRPAAGPDEYLIRVGAAGVNFADVMQARGTYDGGPQAPYVAGFEAAGEIVGVGAEVDRPLPLGTHVVGVGPGAFAQYMTMPSAGVLPVPSGWSDAEALGLVLNWATALAALKPLGRIAAGDVVLVHAAAGGVGQAAVRLARHYGARVIATASPAKHDTVRALGADEVLDGRRPDLAAEIDRLTGGVDLVLESVGHATFEVSLSVTKPFTGRVVVFGAASGDATLDTHDLIFTHQVQIKGLHIGALATAAPSLYEALLVEIEALIAHGVYPPGSPQVHPLAEGPAVLRRLEAGRTHGKHALDPWRQGPGIEWSDAADHDQR; from the coding sequence ATGGAGATCAACGAACAGCGGTACGCCGCTGAGCAGACGGTATGCGTACTGGTCCAGCGGTCGCGGCGGGGGCCGAAGGATCTGACCCTCGTGACCGATCACCGCCGACCCGCCGCGGGGCCTGACGAGTACCTGATCCGCGTCGGCGCCGCCGGGGTCAACTTCGCGGACGTCATGCAGGCCCGTGGCACGTACGACGGAGGCCCGCAGGCGCCCTATGTGGCGGGCTTCGAAGCCGCCGGCGAGATCGTGGGCGTCGGCGCGGAGGTCGATCGCCCACTCCCGCTCGGCACCCACGTCGTCGGGGTCGGACCGGGCGCCTTCGCGCAGTACATGACCATGCCGTCCGCGGGCGTGCTTCCCGTGCCGTCCGGTTGGAGCGACGCCGAGGCTCTCGGCTTGGTGCTGAACTGGGCGACCGCGCTGGCGGCACTGAAGCCGTTGGGCCGGATCGCAGCGGGTGACGTGGTGCTCGTTCATGCCGCGGCCGGAGGCGTGGGGCAGGCCGCCGTCCGTCTCGCCCGCCACTACGGTGCGCGCGTGATCGCCACGGCGTCACCGGCCAAGCACGACACCGTCAGAGCGCTCGGCGCCGATGAGGTCCTGGACGGCCGACGTCCCGATCTGGCCGCCGAGATCGACCGTCTGACCGGCGGAGTCGACCTCGTCCTGGAATCGGTGGGACACGCCACGTTCGAGGTCAGCCTGTCGGTGACGAAACCCTTCACCGGACGCGTCGTCGTGTTCGGCGCCGCCTCCGGCGACGCCACACTCGACACGCACGACCTGATCTTCACCCATCAGGTGCAGATCAAGGGCCTGCACATCGGTGCCCTGGCCACCGCGGCCCCCTCCCTCTACGAGGCTCTGCTCGTGGAGATCGAGGCACTCATCGCCCACGGCGTCTACCCGCCCGGCTCCCCCCAGGTCCACCCCTTGGCCGAGGGACCGGCGGTGTTGCGGCGACTCGAAGCGGGCCGGACCCACGGCAAGCACGCCCTCGATCCCTGGCGCCAGGGGCCGGGGATCGAGTGGTCGGATGCCGCTGACCACGACCAGCGGTGA
- a CDS encoding MerR family transcriptional regulator has product MRISDASRISGVSARSLRYYEDEGLIVPGRCGNGFRDYCRSTVDRVLVIRSLLESGLPVRLIRDVLPSLTDGAGAGTDAVCAEFLHEVRSYRDRLAARIAVLSEQQAALDVYLREARRTDP; this is encoded by the coding sequence ATGAGGATCAGCGATGCGTCCAGGATCAGTGGCGTGAGTGCGCGTTCGTTGCGGTACTACGAGGACGAGGGCCTGATCGTTCCCGGGCGTTGCGGCAACGGGTTCCGCGACTACTGCCGGTCCACGGTCGACCGGGTGCTCGTCATCCGCTCGCTGCTGGAGTCCGGGCTGCCCGTGCGGTTGATCAGGGACGTTCTGCCCAGCCTTACCGATGGAGCCGGTGCCGGCACGGATGCGGTGTGCGCGGAGTTCCTGCACGAGGTGCGGAGCTACCGCGACCGACTCGCCGCACGCATCGCCGTTCTCAGCGAGCAGCAGGCGGCACTCGACGTCTACCTGCGAGAGGCCCGCCGGACTGATCCCTGA
- a CDS encoding helix-turn-helix transcriptional regulator, which translates to MSDFDAIDSLLASVVPEAELPAPGVRRELRELAGLSKVQVARALGVSPATVSAWEAGRDPAAETRAKYAYLLDGLAAKVIQEPEPVPEPEPVPEPEPVPEPAAAHLDDPDDPDDVETLATPEPCVLCGNPAPQRVAGFPQHLDPADCHPEPAAPPSPEPRVDERPSRASERPKPPTRRAFQPAAAPGDRIGQAVRAALAAHEGDVEAATAALVKKAIPDAMALLDETRKGGRYDVIAHPWMPDILKKQTARGADQVWEARPRWTRPELPPGEHEVTALDINGAYLSALKTHLPIGQLEHSTGFDHDRRRAGVHLITPSHWDHDAVLPNPLGQRDEPGPLWVTEPTLRLLQRLSGPKYGLCEPPEIHESFTSGATEGLLEKFRIALKDARDTAIAEQDEVTLEYVKAMYSKFVSTMGESNYNRELYRPDWMHLIRSQAFANLWMKALKAHEEGLTVVRAMGTDELHVIGDWRRVFPEGRAVSEVKVKDVYTAGEDPEHDADD; encoded by the coding sequence ATGAGCGACTTCGACGCGATCGACTCCCTCCTGGCCTCGGTCGTCCCGGAGGCCGAACTCCCCGCACCGGGGGTGCGGCGTGAACTGCGGGAACTGGCGGGCCTGTCGAAGGTCCAGGTGGCGCGGGCGCTCGGGGTGAGCCCGGCGACCGTGAGCGCGTGGGAGGCGGGCCGCGACCCGGCGGCGGAGACCCGAGCGAAGTACGCGTACCTCCTGGACGGCCTCGCCGCGAAGGTCATCCAGGAGCCGGAACCAGTACCGGAACCGGAACCAGTACCGGAACCAGAACCCGTGCCGGAGCCCGCGGCTGCGCACCTGGACGACCCGGACGACCCGGACGACGTAGAGACGCTCGCGACGCCGGAGCCGTGCGTGCTGTGCGGGAACCCGGCACCGCAGCGCGTCGCCGGTTTCCCCCAGCACCTGGACCCGGCGGACTGCCACCCCGAACCCGCCGCCCCGCCGTCCCCGGAACCGCGGGTCGACGAGCGGCCGTCCCGCGCATCCGAGCGGCCCAAGCCGCCCACCCGGCGGGCGTTCCAGCCCGCCGCCGCGCCCGGCGACCGCATCGGGCAGGCCGTCCGGGCCGCACTCGCCGCGCACGAGGGCGACGTCGAGGCCGCGACCGCCGCGCTCGTGAAGAAGGCGATCCCGGACGCGATGGCGCTGCTTGACGAGACCCGCAAGGGCGGGCGCTACGACGTGATCGCGCACCCCTGGATGCCGGACATCCTCAAGAAGCAGACAGCGCGGGGAGCGGACCAGGTGTGGGAGGCCCGCCCCAGGTGGACCCGGCCCGAACTGCCGCCGGGTGAGCACGAGGTGACCGCGCTCGACATCAACGGCGCCTATCTGTCCGCCCTCAAGACGCATCTGCCGATCGGCCAGTTGGAACACTCCACCGGCTTCGACCACGACCGGCGCCGGGCCGGCGTCCACCTGATCACGCCGTCGCACTGGGACCACGACGCGGTGCTGCCGAACCCGCTCGGACAGCGCGACGAACCGGGCCCGCTGTGGGTCACCGAGCCGACGCTGCGGCTGCTCCAGCGCCTGTCGGGTCCGAAGTACGGCCTGTGCGAGCCGCCCGAGATCCACGAGTCCTTCACCTCGGGCGCGACGGAAGGCCTGTTGGAGAAGTTCCGTATCGCGCTCAAGGACGCCCGTGACACCGCGATCGCCGAACAGGACGAGGTGACGCTGGAGTACGTGAAGGCGATGTACTCCAAGTTCGTCTCCACGATGGGGGAGTCGAACTACAACCGAGAGCTGTACCGCCCCGACTGGATGCACCTGATCCGCTCGCAGGCCTTCGCCAACCTCTGGATGAAGGCGCTCAAGGCTCACGAGGAGGGGCTCACCGTGGTCCGTGCGATGGGCACCGACGAACTCCACGTGATCGGCGACTGGCGCCGCGTCTTCCCGGAGGGGCGCGCCGTCTCCGAGGTCAAGGTCAAGGACGTCTACACGGCGGGCGAGGACCCGGAGCACGACGCCGACGACTGA
- a CDS encoding oxygenase MpaB family protein yields the protein MQRNHWIRRILDLDPERDFEEIYRISSTHEFPWDTMQALGFALYRTYAVPSIGQLLRKTGEFTARPQKRYDDTVLILDAPGEHGLDSPRGREAIRRMNQMHRAYAISNDDYLYVLSTFVVVPKRWMDDYGWRPYSRHEVRAATNYYRALGKRMNIQDIPATYDEFEAYMEAYERRHFAFDEGGRAVSEATLDLMSSWYPGPLGPLMRTASLCLMDAPLRSAFGYDDPPAALERAVRRGMRLRGRVIRLLPPRRTPRYARQSGNVRGYPDGYRIPDLGTFPQGCPVPHEES from the coding sequence ATGCAGCGCAACCACTGGATCCGGCGGATCCTCGACCTCGATCCCGAGCGGGACTTCGAGGAGATCTACCGCATCAGCTCCACCCACGAGTTCCCGTGGGACACGATGCAGGCCCTCGGGTTCGCCCTGTACCGCACGTACGCCGTGCCCAGCATAGGTCAACTGCTCCGCAAGACAGGGGAGTTCACCGCGCGGCCGCAGAAGCGCTACGACGACACCGTGCTCATCCTGGACGCTCCCGGCGAGCACGGCCTCGACTCGCCGCGGGGCCGCGAGGCGATCCGCCGGATGAACCAGATGCACCGCGCGTACGCCATCTCCAACGACGACTACCTCTACGTCCTGTCCACGTTCGTCGTCGTCCCCAAGCGCTGGATGGACGACTACGGCTGGCGGCCCTATTCGCGCCACGAGGTGCGCGCCGCCACGAACTACTACCGCGCGCTCGGCAAGCGCATGAACATCCAGGACATCCCCGCCACGTACGACGAGTTCGAGGCGTACATGGAGGCGTACGAGCGCCGCCACTTCGCCTTCGACGAGGGCGGCCGCGCCGTGTCGGAAGCGACGCTCGACCTCATGTCCTCCTGGTACCCCGGCCCGCTCGGCCCACTGATGCGCACCGCGTCCCTGTGCCTGATGGACGCCCCGCTGCGCTCCGCGTTCGGCTACGACGACCCGCCCGCCGCCCTCGAACGCGCCGTCCGCCGGGGCATGCGACTGCGCGGCCGCGTCATCCGCCTGCTGCCCCCGCGCCGCACCCCGCGCTACGCCCGCCAGAGCGGCAATGTCCGTGGCTACCCCGACGGCTACCGCATACCCGACCTCGGCACGTTCCCGCAGGGCTGCCCGGTACCGCACGAAGAGAGCTGA
- a CDS encoding isochorismatase family cysteine hydrolase produces the protein MRPAGDPAPTDAADAVDRADAVDAVSRTGTGCALIVIDMINTYDHDDADLLLPASRAVVPVVVDLIARARAAGTPVIYANDNFGQWRSHHGELVERALAGPHADLVDPLKPDGDSLFVVKARHSIFYETPLSYLLSQLGIGRIVLCGQVTEQCVLYSALDAHIRHLEVTVPHDAVAAIHPELADAALEMMRRNMSAHVTDAASVDLGGTDR, from the coding sequence ATGAGGCCCGCCGGAGACCCCGCCCCGACCGATGCCGCCGATGCCGTCGATCGCGCCGATGCCGTCGATGCCGTCAGCCGCACCGGGACCGGGTGCGCGCTGATCGTCATCGACATGATCAACACGTACGACCACGACGACGCGGATCTGCTGCTGCCCGCCTCCCGTGCCGTCGTGCCGGTCGTCGTCGACCTCATCGCGCGGGCCCGCGCGGCCGGGACCCCGGTGATCTACGCCAATGACAACTTCGGGCAGTGGCGCTCCCACCACGGCGAACTGGTCGAGCGGGCCCTGGCGGGTCCGCACGCGGACCTCGTCGACCCCCTCAAGCCGGACGGGGACTCACTGTTCGTGGTCAAGGCCCGCCACTCGATCTTCTACGAGACCCCCCTCTCGTACCTGCTGTCGCAACTCGGCATCGGCCGGATCGTGTTGTGCGGGCAGGTGACGGAACAGTGCGTTCTGTACTCGGCGCTCGACGCGCACATCCGCCACCTGGAGGTCACCGTGCCGCACGACGCCGTGGCCGCCATCCACCCCGAACTCGCCGACGCCGCGCTGGAGATGATGCGCCGGAACATGTCGGCGCACGTCACCGACGCGGCGTCCGTGGACCTCGGCGGCACGGACCGCTAG
- a CDS encoding YceI family protein encodes MGIFSRRQTDTIEPVPSAGPRTPFPADAAAGVALDPALRALTGQWTIDRPHSRIGFSVRHAMVTTVRGAFTDYDSTLYFDGERPSASHAEIAIRVGSVDTGVEQRDAHLIGTDFFDAGRYPQILFRSTSATYVGDESFRMTGDLTIRDVTRPVELQLDYLGSVVDPFGYERAGFDGTTTIDRTEWGLVYNQRLEAGGTMVSEKVRLQFDISAIRSTSGA; translated from the coding sequence ATGGGTATCTTCAGCCGTCGCCAGACCGACACCATCGAGCCGGTGCCGTCCGCCGGTCCGCGCACGCCGTTCCCGGCGGACGCGGCCGCCGGCGTCGCACTCGATCCGGCGCTGCGCGCCCTGACCGGGCAGTGGACCATCGACCGCCCGCACAGCCGTATCGGCTTCTCCGTGCGGCACGCGATGGTCACGACGGTGCGCGGCGCCTTCACCGACTACGACAGCACCTTGTACTTCGACGGCGAGCGCCCCTCCGCGTCGCACGCCGAGATCGCCATCCGGGTGGGTAGCGTCGACACGGGCGTGGAGCAGCGGGACGCGCATCTGATCGGCACGGACTTCTTCGACGCGGGCCGCTACCCGCAGATACTGTTCCGCAGCACGTCGGCGACGTACGTGGGGGACGAGAGCTTCCGGATGACGGGGGATCTGACCATCCGCGACGTGACCCGGCCCGTCGAGCTGCAACTCGACTACCTGGGGTCGGTGGTGGACCCGTTCGGCTATGAGCGGGCCGGTTTCGACGGCACCACCACCATCGACCGTACGGAGTGGGGCCTGGTCTACAACCAGCGCCTGGAGGCCGGCGGCACCATGGTGAGCGAGAAGGTCCGGCTTCAGTTCGACATCTCCGCGATCCGGTCCACGTCCGGCGCTTGA
- a CDS encoding alpha/beta hydrolase family protein, translated as MMISGEPSIRVVHDPSRSDVRDPGRPRPVRLYVWEPRRPSPHPTPLVVVSHGTGGSGSSMEWLTGPLREAGLRVVALDHHGNNFVDGYEPEGFLHVWERPRDVSFALDTLARERPLGPVGVAGFSLGGYTAAALVGARVDPRILWAVLTGEIPLPDIPEFPGALAALRKKYPLDESSRRELEAAGADFTDPRVRAVFQVAPGVGALVTPESLAAVRVPVGIRWGGADTVNPYEVDTRPYLEHIPTARGRSAGPDVRHDDFFAPEPADPAVRVRVGEEAAAFFRQHLAPDGH; from the coding sequence ATGATGATCTCTGGGGAGCCGTCGATCCGGGTCGTGCACGACCCGTCCCGAAGTGACGTTCGGGATCCGGGGCGTCCGCGTCCCGTCCGTCTCTACGTGTGGGAGCCGCGACGTCCGTCGCCGCACCCCACCCCGCTGGTCGTCGTCTCGCACGGCACCGGGGGTTCGGGCAGCAGCATGGAGTGGCTGACGGGACCGCTGCGCGAGGCGGGCTTGCGGGTCGTGGCCCTGGACCATCACGGCAACAACTTCGTCGACGGCTACGAGCCGGAAGGCTTCCTGCACGTGTGGGAGCGACCCCGGGACGTCTCCTTCGCCCTCGACACGCTGGCTCGCGAGCGGCCCCTCGGCCCGGTCGGTGTCGCCGGGTTCTCCCTGGGCGGCTACACGGCGGCGGCCCTCGTCGGCGCACGGGTCGATCCGCGGATCCTGTGGGCGGTGCTGACGGGCGAGATTCCGCTGCCGGACATCCCCGAGTTCCCCGGCGCGCTGGCAGCGCTGCGGAAGAAGTACCCGTTGGACGAGTCGTCACGACGCGAGCTGGAGGCCGCCGGGGCGGACTTCACGGATCCCCGGGTGCGCGCGGTCTTCCAAGTGGCGCCCGGAGTCGGCGCCCTGGTGACCCCGGAGAGCCTCGCGGCCGTGCGGGTGCCGGTGGGCATCCGCTGGGGCGGGGCGGACACCGTCAACCCGTACGAGGTGGACACCCGGCCGTATCTGGAGCACATCCCCACCGCGCGCGGCCGTTCGGCGGGTCCCGACGTCCGCCACGACGACTTCTTCGCGCCCGAGCCCGCCGATCCGGCCGTCCGCGTCCGGGTGGGCGAGGAGGCCGCCGCCTTCTTCCGGCAGCACCTCGCCCCAGACGGGCACTGA